A single genomic interval of Brevibacillus brevis harbors:
- a CDS encoding Dps family protein → MSMTMSRPVTDVLNKQVANWSVLYMKLHHYHWFVKGPNFFTLHEKFEELYNEAAKNVDELAERLLTVGGKPVSTLKSCMEQASIKEATGGESADQMVEAVVSDFTLLIKELKEGIAAAEAGDDEATGDMFLGIMDSLQKHVWMLQAHLGK, encoded by the coding sequence ATGAGTATGACAATGAGTCGGCCCGTGACCGACGTACTTAATAAACAGGTTGCCAACTGGTCTGTGCTGTATATGAAGCTGCATCATTATCACTGGTTTGTCAAAGGCCCGAATTTTTTTACCCTGCATGAAAAATTTGAGGAGCTATACAACGAGGCAGCCAAAAATGTAGATGAGCTGGCAGAGCGGTTGTTAACGGTTGGAGGTAAGCCTGTTTCGACGTTGAAGTCCTGTATGGAGCAGGCTTCCATTAAGGAAGCGACAGGTGGAGAGTCTGCGGATCAGATGGTAGAGGCAGTCGTGAGCGATTTTACACTCCTGATCAAAGAGCTCAAAGAAGGGATTGCAGCCGCGGAAGCAGGGGACGATGAAGCGACTGGCGATATGTTCTTGGGGATCATGGACAGCTTGCAAAAGCATGTGTGGATGCTGCAAGCTCACTTGGGAAAATAA